In Arthrobacter sp. QXT-31, one genomic interval encodes:
- a CDS encoding mechanosensitive ion channel family protein, which produces MYSMFTTPSASLEPTGLDLVGVAISLGAGIILWLIASFLIARITKRVAAGTSLFKKPHFRWVAPALRALDHERRVQRAHTIGSLLKSGIGVIIAVITSIYILKNLDVDVAPLLTSVGILGIAIGFGAQQLIRDFLAGIFITIEDQYGIGDIIETSEVVGVVESIGLRITRVRDENGAIWYLRNGEILRVGNRSQGNYVPPAEPGESADEAEHAPQQKAGE; this is translated from the coding sequence ATGTACAGCATGTTCACAACGCCCTCGGCCTCACTGGAGCCCACAGGACTTGACCTCGTCGGCGTGGCCATCAGCCTCGGCGCAGGCATTATCCTGTGGCTGATCGCGAGTTTCCTGATCGCCAGGATCACCAAACGCGTGGCGGCCGGCACGTCGCTGTTCAAGAAGCCGCATTTCCGCTGGGTGGCGCCGGCGCTGCGCGCCCTGGACCACGAGCGGCGCGTGCAGCGGGCCCACACGATCGGCTCGCTCCTGAAGAGCGGCATCGGCGTGATCATTGCCGTCATCACCAGCATCTACATCCTGAAAAACCTCGACGTCGATGTGGCGCCGCTGCTGACCAGCGTGGGAATCCTCGGTATCGCCATCGGTTTTGGTGCCCAGCAGCTGATCAGGGACTTCCTGGCCGGCATCTTCATCACCATCGAGGACCAGTACGGCATTGGCGACATCATCGAGACCAGTGAGGTGGTGGGCGTGGTGGAGTCGATCGGACTGCGGATCACGCGAGTGCGCGACGAGAACGGTGCCATCTGGTACCTCCGCAACGGCGAAATCCTCCGTGTGGGCAACCGCTCACAGGGAAACTACGTCCCGCCGGCCGAGCCTGGAGAGTCCGCCGACGAAGCCGAGCACGCACCCCAGCAGAAGGCCGGAGAATAG
- a CDS encoding acyl-CoA thioesterase, with protein MTEADAGLQALPTNDPTTSLLDLLDLGELEGARTDEDIFMGPSQRQPHQRVFGGQVLAQSLIAGMRTVDEERAVHSMHGYFLRPGDANKPITFGVQRLRDGRSFSARRVHAYQDGTPILSMIASFQAGDDGIEHQSEMPAGIPDPEMLPSTADLLGKFDHPVARHWAYERPFDIRHVDPALYVAAPGKKEARNAVWMKTFSAMPDNANTHRAALAYASDYTLLESILRRHGLSWITPGMSVASLDHAMWWHRPVRVDEWLLYVQESPSAQGARGLATGKIFNREGLHVASVAQEGMVRVPTDIKSKVAGAVQSKILQHQMRKA; from the coding sequence ATGACTGAAGCGGACGCCGGATTGCAGGCCTTGCCCACGAATGACCCCACCACTTCCCTCCTCGACCTGCTGGACCTCGGCGAGCTGGAAGGCGCCCGCACCGACGAGGACATCTTCATGGGCCCGTCGCAGCGCCAGCCGCACCAGCGGGTTTTCGGCGGCCAGGTCCTGGCCCAGTCCCTGATTGCGGGCATGCGCACGGTGGATGAGGAGCGCGCGGTCCATTCCATGCACGGCTACTTCCTCCGGCCCGGCGACGCGAACAAGCCCATTACCTTCGGTGTCCAGCGCCTGCGGGACGGCCGTTCGTTCTCCGCACGGCGCGTGCATGCCTACCAGGACGGCACGCCGATTCTGTCCATGATCGCCTCGTTCCAGGCCGGCGACGACGGCATTGAGCACCAGTCCGAGATGCCTGCCGGCATCCCCGACCCGGAGATGCTGCCCAGCACCGCGGACCTGCTGGGCAAGTTCGACCATCCCGTCGCACGGCACTGGGCGTATGAGCGGCCGTTCGATATCCGCCACGTCGACCCCGCCCTGTACGTGGCGGCCCCGGGGAAGAAGGAAGCGCGCAACGCCGTGTGGATGAAGACCTTCAGCGCCATGCCGGACAACGCCAATACCCACCGCGCCGCCCTGGCCTATGCCAGCGACTACACTCTGCTCGAATCAATCCTCCGCAGGCACGGGCTGAGCTGGATCACGCCGGGCATGAGCGTGGCCAGCCTCGACCACGCCATGTGGTGGCACCGTCCGGTCCGCGTTGACGAGTGGCTCCTGTACGTGCAGGAATCACCCAGCGCCCAGGGAGCACGCGGCCTTGCCACCGGCAAGATCTTCAACCGGGAGGGCCTGCACGTCGCGTCCGTGGCCCAGGAGGGCATGGTCCGGGTCCCGACGGACATCAAAAGCAAGGTAGCGGGCGCCGTGCAGTCCAAGATCCTGCAGCACCAGATGCGCAAGGCCTGA
- the ettA gene encoding energy-dependent translational throttle protein EttA, whose amino-acid sequence MAEFIYTMTKARKAVGEKLILDDVSMSFFPGAKIGVVGPNGAGKSTILKIMAGLDTPSNGEARLSPGYTVGILLQEPPLNEEKTVLGNVQEGVGEIYGKIQRFNQISEEMASPDADYDALLEEMGHLQEAIDSADAWDLDSQLEQAMDALRCPPADADVTLLSGGERRRVALCKLLLQKPDLLLLDEPTNHLDAESVLWLEQHLSKYEGAVLAVTHDRYFLDHVAEWIAEVDRGHLYPYEGNYSTYLEKKRARLEIQGKKDAKQAKRLAEELEWVRSNAKGRQTKSKARLARYEEMAAEADRTRKLDFEEIQIPPGPRLGGLVLEAKNLQKGFDDRTLIDGLSFSLPRNGIVGVIGPNGVGKSTLFKTIVGLEPLDGGELKIGDSVKISYADQSRGGIDPNKTLWEVVSDGLDHIQVGNVEMPSRAYVAAFGFKGPDQQKKAGVLSGGERNRLNLALTLKQGGNLLLLDEPTNDLDVETLSSLENALLEFPGCAVVVSHDRWFLDRVATHILAYEGDEENPSKWYWFEGNFESYEENKVQRLGPDAAKPHRVTHRRLTRD is encoded by the coding sequence ATGGCGGAATTTATCTACACAATGACCAAGGCCCGAAAGGCTGTTGGCGAAAAACTTATTCTCGACGACGTAAGCATGTCCTTCTTCCCGGGCGCCAAGATCGGTGTTGTTGGCCCCAACGGTGCCGGTAAGTCCACCATCCTGAAAATCATGGCCGGCCTGGACACCCCCTCAAACGGTGAGGCCCGGCTGAGCCCTGGCTACACCGTGGGCATCCTGCTGCAGGAACCGCCACTGAACGAGGAGAAGACCGTCCTGGGCAACGTCCAGGAAGGCGTGGGCGAGATCTACGGCAAGATCCAGCGCTTCAACCAGATCTCAGAGGAGATGGCCAGCCCGGACGCGGACTACGACGCACTCCTCGAGGAGATGGGCCACCTGCAGGAAGCCATCGACTCCGCCGACGCCTGGGACCTGGACTCCCAGCTCGAGCAGGCCATGGACGCCCTCCGCTGCCCGCCGGCCGACGCGGATGTCACCCTGCTCTCCGGCGGTGAGCGCCGCCGCGTGGCGCTCTGCAAGCTGCTCCTGCAGAAGCCGGACCTCCTGCTGCTTGACGAGCCCACCAACCACCTCGACGCCGAGAGCGTGCTGTGGCTGGAACAGCACCTCTCCAAGTATGAGGGCGCAGTCCTCGCCGTCACCCACGACCGGTACTTCCTGGACCACGTCGCGGAATGGATCGCCGAGGTCGACCGCGGCCACCTGTACCCCTATGAGGGCAACTACTCCACCTACCTGGAGAAGAAGCGCGCCCGCCTCGAAATCCAGGGCAAGAAGGACGCCAAGCAGGCCAAGCGGCTCGCCGAGGAACTCGAGTGGGTCCGCTCCAACGCCAAGGGCCGGCAGACCAAGTCCAAGGCACGTCTTGCGCGCTACGAGGAAATGGCAGCCGAGGCAGACCGCACCCGGAAGCTGGACTTCGAAGAGATCCAGATCCCGCCGGGACCGCGCCTCGGCGGACTGGTCCTTGAAGCCAAGAACCTGCAGAAGGGCTTCGACGACCGCACCCTGATCGACGGCCTGTCCTTCTCGCTGCCGCGCAACGGCATCGTCGGCGTCATCGGTCCCAACGGTGTGGGCAAGTCCACGCTGTTCAAGACCATCGTGGGCCTCGAGCCCCTCGACGGCGGCGAGCTGAAGATCGGCGACTCGGTCAAAATCTCCTACGCGGACCAGAGCCGCGGGGGCATCGACCCCAACAAGACCCTCTGGGAGGTCGTGTCCGACGGTCTCGACCACATCCAGGTGGGCAACGTTGAAATGCCGTCCCGCGCCTACGTCGCGGCGTTCGGCTTCAAGGGACCGGACCAGCAGAAGAAGGCCGGCGTGCTTTCCGGTGGTGAGCGCAACCGCCTCAACCTGGCGCTGACCCTCAAGCAGGGCGGCAACCTGCTGCTGCTCGACGAACCGACCAACGACCTCGACGTCGAAACCCTCAGCAGCCTGGAAAACGCGCTGCTGGAGTTCCCGGGCTGCGCCGTCGTGGTTTCCCACGACCGCTGGTTCCTGGACCGCGTGGCCACCCACATCCTTGCCTACGAGGGTGACGAGGAAAACCCCTCGAAGTGGTACTGGTTTGAAGGCAACTTCGAATCCTACGAGGAGAACAAGGTGCAGCGCCTCGGCCCCGACGCCGCCAAACCGCACCGCGTGACGCACCGCCGCCTGACGCGCGACTAA
- the pepN gene encoding aminopeptidase N, which produces MNLTRAEARERAALIAVDSYDVSLDLTRGETVFGSTTTVRFTAAPGSSSFIDAVTDAVHSVTLNGRVLDPAEVSDGIRIQLPDLAAENELTVVADAPYMNTGEGLHRFVDPVDGEVYLYTQFEVPDSRRMFAVFEQPDLKATFRFRVTAPSHWDVVSNSPTPEPVPASPAEDGGARSVWDFPPTQRLSSYVTALIAGPYQSVRSDVTSSDGRVVPLGVFARKSLMQYLDADNIFELTRQGFEFFEAEFGCPYPFEKYDQLFVPEFNAGAMENAGAVTILEGYVFRGKVPEAQVERRAITVLHELAHMWFGDLVTMRWWNDLWLNESFAEYMSHLAAVENTKFQSAWTTFASVEKSWAYRQDQLPTTHPIFAEINDLHDVEVNFDGITYAKGASVLRQLVAWVGPDKFMAGVREYFAKHSWRNTELGDLMVELEKASGRDLDRWGRLWLETAGVNSLKPELAVDADGTISSFAILQSAAAAQPTIRPHRLAVGFYDLTAEGTLERVHREELDVDGERTEVPELAGLQRPDLILLNDDDLAYAKVRLDEQSLATATRHLKDFRESLPRTLVWGSAWDAARDGESPARGYVELILANIASESDSSVILVQLRQLATTLTFYVAEEHREATTVAAVDRLWELASDVPGGSDAQLQFIKSFALLARSGQQLDRVAGLLDGSVALAGLDVDQDLRWELVASLVAGGRLGQADIDAELERDNTSSGQNAAALAKAAIPTPEAKAEAWESIVVKGELSNAIQASAVAGFTRVLDTELLEPYAEKYFQAVPGIVTERTFALAQQIVVGLYPAQLTSQAIVDRTDEFLASLPEESAALRRMMLENRDGVARALRARAADV; this is translated from the coding sequence ATGAACCTGACCCGCGCCGAAGCACGCGAGCGCGCCGCCCTGATCGCCGTCGACTCCTACGATGTCAGCCTGGACCTGACCAGGGGCGAGACGGTCTTCGGTTCCACCACCACTGTCAGGTTCACGGCGGCGCCGGGATCGTCGTCGTTCATTGACGCCGTGACGGACGCTGTCCACAGCGTGACGCTGAACGGCCGCGTCCTGGACCCCGCCGAGGTGTCGGACGGCATCCGGATCCAGCTGCCGGACCTGGCCGCGGAGAACGAGCTGACCGTGGTGGCGGACGCCCCCTACATGAACACCGGCGAAGGCCTGCACCGCTTCGTGGACCCTGTGGACGGCGAGGTGTACCTGTACACCCAGTTCGAGGTGCCGGATTCGCGCCGCATGTTCGCCGTCTTTGAACAGCCCGACCTCAAGGCCACCTTCCGGTTCCGCGTCACCGCGCCCTCGCACTGGGACGTCGTCTCCAACTCCCCGACGCCGGAGCCCGTGCCGGCTTCCCCGGCGGAAGACGGCGGCGCCCGCTCGGTCTGGGACTTTCCGCCCACCCAGCGCCTGTCCTCGTACGTCACCGCACTGATCGCCGGACCGTACCAGTCGGTGCGCAGCGACGTCACCAGTTCGGATGGCCGCGTCGTGCCGCTGGGCGTCTTCGCCCGCAAATCCCTCATGCAGTACCTGGACGCGGACAACATCTTTGAGCTCACCCGGCAGGGGTTCGAGTTCTTCGAGGCCGAGTTCGGCTGCCCGTACCCGTTTGAGAAGTACGACCAGCTGTTTGTGCCCGAGTTCAACGCCGGCGCCATGGAAAACGCCGGCGCGGTCACCATCCTCGAGGGCTACGTCTTCCGCGGCAAGGTCCCGGAGGCACAGGTGGAGCGCCGTGCCATCACCGTGCTGCACGAACTGGCCCACATGTGGTTCGGGGACCTCGTGACCATGCGCTGGTGGAACGACCTCTGGCTCAACGAGTCCTTCGCTGAATACATGTCGCACCTGGCGGCGGTGGAGAACACGAAGTTCCAGAGCGCCTGGACCACCTTCGCCTCGGTCGAAAAGTCGTGGGCCTACCGGCAGGACCAGCTGCCCACCACCCACCCGATCTTCGCCGAGATCAACGACCTGCATGACGTCGAGGTGAACTTCGACGGCATCACCTATGCCAAGGGCGCCTCCGTGCTGCGGCAGCTGGTGGCCTGGGTGGGGCCGGACAAGTTCATGGCGGGCGTGCGTGAATACTTTGCCAAGCACTCCTGGCGGAACACCGAGCTCGGTGACCTGATGGTTGAACTGGAGAAGGCCAGCGGACGTGACCTGGACCGGTGGGGCCGCCTCTGGCTGGAAACGGCCGGGGTGAACTCGCTCAAGCCGGAGCTGGCCGTGGACGCGGACGGCACCATCTCGTCCTTCGCCATCCTGCAGTCCGCCGCGGCCGCGCAGCCCACCATCCGCCCGCACCGCCTGGCGGTGGGGTTCTACGACCTCACCGCGGAGGGCACGCTTGAGCGCGTGCACCGTGAGGAACTGGACGTCGACGGCGAACGCACCGAGGTGCCGGAACTGGCCGGGCTCCAGCGGCCGGACCTGATCCTGCTCAATGACGACGACCTCGCCTACGCCAAGGTGCGCCTGGATGAGCAGTCACTGGCCACGGCCACCCGGCACCTGAAGGACTTCCGTGAAAGCCTGCCGCGGACTTTGGTGTGGGGCTCGGCCTGGGACGCTGCCAGGGACGGCGAGAGCCCTGCACGCGGCTACGTTGAGCTGATCCTGGCCAACATCGCCTCCGAGTCTGATTCCTCGGTGATCCTGGTGCAGCTGCGGCAGCTGGCCACCACGCTCACGTTCTACGTGGCCGAGGAACACCGTGAAGCCACCACCGTGGCCGCCGTCGACCGCCTCTGGGAACTCGCCTCGGACGTGCCGGGAGGCTCGGACGCCCAGCTGCAGTTCATCAAGTCGTTCGCGCTCCTGGCCCGCAGCGGACAGCAGCTCGACCGGGTCGCCGGCCTGCTGGACGGCTCGGTCGCCCTGGCCGGGCTCGATGTGGACCAGGACCTGCGCTGGGAGCTCGTGGCTTCGCTCGTTGCCGGCGGCAGGCTCGGCCAGGCAGATATCGACGCGGAACTCGAGCGGGACAACACCTCCAGCGGCCAGAACGCCGCCGCCCTGGCGAAGGCTGCCATCCCCACACCGGAGGCCAAGGCTGAGGCCTGGGAGTCGATCGTCGTCAAGGGCGAGCTCTCCAACGCCATCCAGGCTTCCGCCGTCGCCGGCTTCACACGGGTCCTGGACACCGAGCTGCTGGAGCCGTACGCGGAGAAGTACTTCCAGGCCGTGCCCGGCATCGTCACCGAACGGACATTTGCCCTGGCCCAGCAGATCGTCGTCGGGCTGTACCCTGCGCAGCTCACGAGCCAGGCCATCGTGGACCGGACCGACGAGTTCCTGGCGTCGCTGCCGGAGGAGAGTGCAGCGCTGCGCCGGATGATGCTGGAAAACCGCGACGGCGTGGCCCGGGCGCTCCGGGCCCGCGCGGCTGATGTCTAG
- a CDS encoding OsmC family protein, with protein sequence MALNEHHYSLTVRWTGNLGSGTSSYREYSRDHDIEIPGLPVLQGSADPTFHGDRSRYNPEQLLLTALAQCHMLSFLHVAVKHGVVVLSYEDNATGMMRLNRDGSGQFETVTLRPQVTVADPAHVALAEQLHHEAHQVCFIARSVNFPVLHVPVTTAGSP encoded by the coding sequence GTGGCGCTCAACGAACACCACTATTCGCTGACAGTCCGCTGGACCGGCAACCTCGGAAGCGGCACGTCGTCCTACCGGGAGTACTCGCGGGACCACGACATCGAGATCCCGGGGCTGCCGGTGCTGCAGGGCTCGGCCGACCCCACGTTCCACGGCGACCGCTCCCGGTACAACCCCGAGCAGCTGCTGCTCACGGCACTGGCGCAGTGCCACATGCTCTCCTTCCTGCACGTCGCGGTGAAGCATGGTGTGGTGGTTCTCTCCTACGAGGACAACGCCACGGGCATGATGCGCCTGAACCGGGACGGCAGCGGCCAGTTCGAAACCGTGACCCTGCGCCCGCAGGTGACGGTTGCGGATCCCGCGCACGTCGCGCTGGCGGAGCAGCTGCACCATGAGGCGCACCAGGTGTGCTTCATTGCCCGCAGCGTAAATTTCCCGGTGCTGCACGTTCCTGTTACCACAGCCGGAAGTCCATAG
- a CDS encoding globin yields the protein MTMPSLPTPPERGARKPLMRNDPFSQPGYTDNFYDAVGGHETFVKLIDVFYDGVATDPLLRPMYPEEDLGPAKRRFLMFLEQYWGGPTTYGEERGHPRLRMRHMPFRVTPEAKDRWLHHMRTAVDSLGLPPLYEGTLWDYMERAALSMVNSPTGAN from the coding sequence ATGACCATGCCATCCCTTCCCACCCCGCCGGAGCGCGGCGCCCGCAAGCCGCTGATGCGCAATGACCCGTTCAGCCAGCCGGGCTACACCGACAACTTCTATGACGCGGTGGGCGGCCACGAGACGTTCGTGAAGCTCATTGATGTCTTTTACGACGGCGTGGCCACGGATCCGCTGCTGCGCCCCATGTATCCGGAGGAGGATTTGGGACCGGCCAAGCGGCGGTTCCTGATGTTCCTCGAGCAGTACTGGGGCGGCCCCACCACCTACGGCGAGGAACGCGGCCACCCCCGGCTGCGGATGCGCCACATGCCGTTCCGGGTGACGCCCGAGGCCAAGGACCGGTGGCTGCACCACATGCGGACAGCTGTCGATTCGCTGGGCCTGCCGCCGCTCTACGAGGGAACGCTGTGGGATTACATGGAGCGGGCTGCCCTCTCCATGGTGAACAGCCCGACAGGCGCCAACTGA